Proteins from a genomic interval of Papaver somniferum cultivar HN1 chromosome 4, ASM357369v1, whole genome shotgun sequence:
- the LOC113276325 gene encoding uncharacterized protein At4g00950-like produces the protein MGFEAEPEPTSAPKLSLFSLPNQSPEPTGMLTPPLRPPASVPFQWEEAPGKPRGGCCREILSNDVARCLELPPRLLSEVKIIEIPSPTTVLEGPYITGRSSSFSSASFSKERFSDTGHSSNNNNKVIGQGYFGNWVKKNSSSFKGFGGQSAEDNIVISRSSSVSSSVFMTEVVNGGGGGGENFTKVKITRFRRRGSFLSLSNTSSQLWASIYGAVKQLVPWKRRKINRQSKSREEEEEEEESRDKLNFTTV, from the exons ATGGGATTCGAAGCAGAACCTGAACCTACCTCGGCACCAAAGCTATCACTGTTTTCACTACCCAATCAGTCACCGGAACCAACTGGGATGTTAACACCACCACTAAGACCACCAGCATCAGTTCCTTTCCAATGGGAAGAAGCACCAGGGAAACCTCGAGGAGGCTGCTGCAGAGAAATTCTTAGTAACGATGTCGCTAGGTGTTTAGAATTACCACCAAGGCTATTATCAGAGGTTAAGATTATTGAGATACCCTCACCCACAACAGTTTTAGAAGGTCCTTATATAACCGGTAGATCCTCTTCATTTTCATCGGCTTCTTTCAGTAAAGAACGTTTTTCCGATACCGGTCAtagtagtaataataataataaggtgaTCGGACAAGGGTATTTTGGAAACTGGGTGAAGAAGAATAGTAGTAGTTTCAAGGGATTTGGAGGACAAAGTGCTGAGGATAATATTGTCATCTCACGTTCTTCTTCTGTATCCTCTTCGGTGTTTATGACTGAAGTTGTTaacggcggcggtggtggtggtgagaaTTTTACAAAAGTGAAGATTACACGATTTAGAAGAAGAGGGAGTTTCTTGAGCCTTTCAAACACAAGCTCCCAACTCTGG GCAAGCATTTACGGAGCTGTTAAGCAACTGGTCCCATGGAAAAGGAGGAAGATCAATAGACAATCGAAGAgtagagaagaagaggaggaagaagaagagtcaCGTGACAAGCTCAACTTTACGACCGTTTGA